From a region of the Kwoniella mangroviensis CBS 8507 chromosome 1 map unlocalized Ctg01, whole genome shotgun sequence genome:
- a CDS encoding ATP synthase F1, gamma subunit, with the protein MFARSVRPALNVARAAQQQSQGMATLREIEQRLKSVRNIEKITKSMKVVASTKLTRAEKAMREAKKYGAANNELFKHTEIESEEAPKILYVGISSDGGLCGGIHSSISRAIKKEMAANPGTLAVVGDKPKSQLARAMPQAFKVTFNSVGKDVPTFAEASAIADEIVKNGGEWDEIKIVSNKYLSAISYESGVTSVISAKALAAAAGFQSYEMEEDVSKDLAEFALANAIYTALVEGHAAEISARRTAMENASNNANDMMASLQLQYNRGRQAVITNELIDIITGASAL; encoded by the exons atGTTCGCTCGATCAGTCAGACCAGCTCTCAACGTCGCTCGAGCTGCCCAGCAACAAAGCCAGGGTATGGCTACTCTTAGAGAGATCGAGCAAAG ATTGAAGTCTGTCCGAAACATTGAAAAGATCACCAAG TCTATGAAGGTCGTCGCTTCTACCAAACTCACCCGAGCCGAGAAAGCCATGAGAGAAGCTAAGAAGTACGGAGCCGCCAACAACG AACTCTTCAAACACACCGAGATCGAATCTGAAGAAGCTCCCAAGATCCTCTACGTCGGTATCTCCTCTGATGGTGGTCTGTGTGGTGGTATCcactcatccatctcccGAGCTatcaagaaggaaatggCTGCCAACCCAGGTACCTTGGCTGTTGTTGGTGATAAACCAAAATCTCAATTGGCCAGAGCCATGCCTCAAGCTTTCAAAGTCACTTTCAACTCTGTTGGAAAAGATGTACCTACTTTTGCTGAGGCTTCAGCTATCGCTGATGAGATCGTTAAGAACGgtggtgaatgggatgag ATCAAAATCGTCTCTAACAAATACCTTTCCGCCATCTCTTATGAATCCGGCGTAACCTCCGTCATCTCCGCCAAAGCTCTCGCCGCCGCTGCCGGTTTCCAATCTtacgagatggaagaggatgtctCCAAGGATCTCGCTGAATTCGCCCTTGCCAATGCCATCTACACTGCTCTCGTCGAGGGTCACGCCGCTGAAATCTCAGCTAGAAGAACCGCTATGGAGAACGCTTCTAAC AACGCCAACGATATGATGGCTTCCCTCCAACTTCAATACAACAGAGGTCGACAAGCCGTTATCACCAACGAACTTATCGATATCATtact GGTGCTTCCGCTTTGTAA
- a CDS encoding DNA repair protein (mre11), producing MASVNGDHAGHSEAGDEPIPSIVQQNPDNCFRILLATDNHIGYAEKDSIRGQDAINTFKEILEIARDAEVDFILLAGDLFHENRPSRTCMHQTIALLREYTLGDKPISFELLSDPYDGSAPGFSFPAVNYEDPNLNIAIPVFSIHGNHDDPQGTGPEGALCALDVLSVSGVLNYFGKVDLPADEAIQDDTDKGIRIKPILLRKGTTNLALYGVGNVKDARMHYELRSNRVKMYMPEGGDVAEDDWFNILLIHQNRVKHGPQQSVPEGMFDDSIRLVVWGHEHDCRLTPEKVEGKDYWISQPGSSVATSLAPGEAIPKHVGIMSIQGSQFQIAEVPLKTVRPFELDEVVLSYAAEQGALNIDDKDSITEYLKNQVTRLIKQAHENWKERNPDPDAKMMLPLIRLKVETTDAKEMTNPVRFGQLFVGKVANPRDILQYYRKKKPAGRKAKNNPDLPDEDEDDWEGDDPTMLTTNDRLAKLRMANLVKQYLQAQNLEVLVENGMEDAVMRFVEKDDKDAIKDFVSDTLKMVGRDMKTREVDEEDVEDHMLQAKEHAASQYAEVRPVPKEKSKKGKGKQKDSDEDSMLAEDDDQMDLDSDGSFQQTKAPAKGKGRAPTARGKGKNPLFQNASESEEEEEEPEEVVPPPKKRGAASASASSSRKPAAKAVPTKKAPARGGGATGMQQSQLTFSKGGKASKPIELSDSD from the exons ATGGCCTCCGTGAATGGCGATCATGCTGGTCACAG TGAAGCAGGGGACGAACCCATTCCATCGATCGTTCAACAGA ATCCTGACAA CTGCTTCCGTATCCTCTTGGCTACAGATAATCATATAGGCTACGCCGAGAAAGACTCAATCCGAGGTCAAGACGCAATCAACACTTTCAAGGAGATATTGGAGATTGCTAGGGATGCAGAGGTGGACTTCATCTTATTGGCGGGTGACCTGTTCCATGAGAATAGACCGAGTAGGACATGTATGCATCAGACGATAGCGTTGTTGAGGGAATATACCTTGGGGGATAAACCTATTTCA TTCGAGCTGCTCAGTGATCCATATGATGGAAGTGCACCTGGGTTTTC CTTCCCTGCAGTCAATTACGAAGACCCAAACCTGAACATTGCTATTCCCGTCTTCTCGATTCACGGTAACCATGATGATCCTCAAGGTACTGGTCCA GAAGGAGCTCTTTGTGCTCTTGATGTCCTTTCAGTCTCTGGTGTACTTAATTACTTCGGCAAAGTCGATCTACCAGCCGACGAAGCTATACAGGACGATACCGACAAGGGAATTCGAATCAAACCTATCTTGCTTCGAAAAGGAACGACAAACCTTGCATTATACGGTGTAGGAAATGTCAAAGATGCTAGAATGCATTATGAACTTAGATCAAATAGAGTCAAGATGTATATGCCCGAAGGTGGAGATGTggctgaagatgattggttcaatatcctcttgataCATCAGAATAG AGTCAAACATGGACCACAACAATCTGTTCCTGAAGGGATGTTTGACGATTCGATTCGTCTAGTGGTATGGGGACACGAACATGATTGTAGACTCACACCTGAGAAAGTAGAAGGGAAGGATTACTGGATATCTCAACCTGGAAGTTCGGTCGCTACAAGTTTAGCACCAGGAGAAGCTATACCAAA ACACGTCGGCATCATGTCAATTCAAGGATCCCAATTCCAAATCGCCGAAGTACCCTTGAAGACCGTCAGACCATTCGAACTCGACGAAGTTGTTTTATCGTATGCCGCTGAACAAGGAGCATTGAATATCGACGATAAGGATAGTATCACTGAGTACCTCAAGAATCAG GTTACAAGGCTGATCAAACAAGCACACgagaattggaaagaaaggaatcCCGATCCGGATGCGAAGATGATGTTACCTCTGATCAGGTTGAAG GTCGAGACCACCGATGCCAAGGAGATGACGAATCCCGTCCGATTTGGACAACTATTCGTGGGTAAAGTTGCCAATCCAAGAGATATATTACAGTActacaggaagaagaaacccgCCGGACGAA AAGCGAAAAATAACCCTGATTTGccggatgaagatgaagatgattgggaaggCGATGACCCCACGATGTTAACGACCAACGATAGACTTGCTAAACTTCGTATGGCAAATCTCGTGAAGCAATACCTGCAAGCTCAGAATTTGGAAGTACTGGtggagaatgggatggaagatgcaGTTATGAGATTtgtggagaaggatgataaggatgCTATTAAGGA TTTCGTATCGGATACCTTGAAGATGGTGGGCCGTGACATGAAAACCAGGGaagtcgatgaagaggatgtagaAGATCAT ATGCTACAAGCCAAAGAGCA TGCTGCATCTCAGTATGCCGAAGTTCGACCTGTACCGAAGGAG AAAAgcaagaagggaaaaggcaAGCAGAAAGATTCCGACGAAGACAGCATGT TGGCCGAGGACGATGATCAGATGGATTTAGATTCGGATGGCTCATTTCAGCAGACCAAAGCACCTGCGAAGGGTAAAGGGCGAGCTCCTACAGCcagaggaaaaggaaagaaccCTCTC TTTCAGAATGCTTCAGAatctgaagaggaggaagaagaacctgaGGAAGTGGTCCCCCCACCTAAGAAACGAGGtgctgcttctgcttctgctaGCTCATCGAGAAAGCCTGCCGCTAAAGCTGTTCCTACGAAGAAGGCACCAGCTAGAGGAGGTGGTGCAACAGGGATGCAACAGTCGCAATTGAC CTTCTCAAAGGGTGGAAAAGCATCTAAGCCT ATCGAATTGTCAGATAGCGATTGA
- a CDS encoding 3,4-dihydroxy-2-butanone-4-phosphate synthase yields the protein MSRPTATSSPPTTPPTPFQFDSIPDAIEAIAQGGFVVVMDDESRENEGDLVCAASKITTEGMAWMIKWTSGFICLSLPPSRLSALSLPPLLPTSGKSEDPKGTAYHLTVDANSSRHPVSTGISAHDRAYTARLLASPDSQENDLTRPGHMVTLRYAPGGTRKRRGHTECAVDLCYLSNLPPAGLLCELVHPTKEDGSMARRDDCWRFAREWGLKIISVEDLAEYVTKHGKGLVPEAEEHQV from the exons ATGTCCCGTCCAACAGCTACATCATCCCCTCCTACCACACCACCTACACCATTCCAGTTTGATTCTATACCTGATGCGATAGAGGCGATAGCTCAGGGTGGGTTCGTGgtagtgatggatgatgagtcgAGGGAGAACGAAGGTGATCTTGTATGTGCGGCTAGTAAGATTACGACGGAAGGTATGGCttggatgatcaagtggaCTAG CGGATTCATCTGTCTTTCCCTCCCACCTTCTCGTCTCTCAGCCCTTTCTCTCCCACCTCTCCTTCCAACATCGGGTAAATCAGAAGACCCAAAGGGAACAGCCTACCATTTGACTGTCGATGCCAACTCGTCCAGACACCCCGTATCAACAGGTATATCCGCGCATGATCGTGCGTATACCGCAAGATTGTTAGCTTCTCCCGATAGTCAGGAGAACGATCTGACCAGACCTGGTCATATGGTAACGCTGAGGTATGCTCCGGGAGGtacgaggaagagaagaggacaCACGGAATGCGCTGTTG ACCTATGTTACCTATCCAACCTCCCTCCTGCAGGACTGTTATGCGAACTTGTCCACCCGACGAAAGAAGACGGATCGATGGCTAGGAGGGACGACTGCTGGAGATTCGCCAGAGAATGGGGATTGAAAATCATCAGCGTAGAGGATTTAGCAGAGTATGTGACAAAGCATGGGAAGGGACTTGTCCCTGAGGCTGAAGAGCATCAGGTATAA